The following proteins are co-located in the Polymorphospora rubra genome:
- a CDS encoding GNAT family N-acetyltransferase, with amino-acid sequence MVREWDPRTASAAEIRSMLDTLNAVVAADVPEDPLWQDSFLREYLAETMPGERRICWVAEEEPGPDGQPGRLLGHVNVLLLGDIGVVELIVHPSVRRAGLGHQLLAKAARRAYHEGFSSIGVEVVGNTPAVAFYESLGFIREYVETRSVLRLSTVDWLTLGEMAGGIAAGYRVEFYPGGPPDELIEPYAKAKAEVRDVDDGDLDLRPSSYDPQRLRDSLACLRRRGLQPYIVLAIHEKTGEVAGLTEVVVPAQHPTRADQYDTIVAQDHRGYGIDRAIKARMLFELRGAEPKLAEVQTWNAQANEPMLKVNAELGFLADREWCEYGIDVAELVHRLNNRD; translated from the coding sequence ATTGTGCGCGAGTGGGATCCCCGAACAGCGTCGGCCGCCGAAATCAGGTCGATGTTGGACACGCTCAACGCGGTCGTCGCGGCGGACGTCCCGGAGGATCCGTTGTGGCAGGACAGCTTCCTGCGGGAATACCTGGCCGAGACGATGCCGGGTGAGCGGCGGATCTGCTGGGTCGCCGAGGAGGAGCCCGGCCCCGACGGGCAACCCGGCCGCCTGCTCGGCCACGTCAATGTCCTGCTTCTGGGAGACATCGGCGTCGTCGAACTGATCGTGCACCCGTCGGTCCGGCGCGCCGGACTCGGTCATCAACTGCTCGCCAAGGCAGCCCGGCGGGCCTACCACGAAGGGTTCTCCTCGATCGGTGTGGAGGTGGTCGGCAACACGCCGGCGGTGGCCTTCTACGAGTCGCTGGGGTTCATCCGTGAATACGTCGAAACCCGCAGCGTACTGCGGTTGTCCACGGTGGACTGGCTGACCCTGGGCGAGATGGCCGGGGGGATCGCCGCCGGCTACCGGGTGGAGTTCTATCCAGGCGGGCCGCCCGACGAGCTGATCGAGCCGTACGCCAAGGCCAAGGCCGAGGTCCGCGACGTCGACGACGGCGATCTGGACCTGCGACCCAGTTCCTACGATCCGCAGCGGCTGCGGGACAGCCTCGCCTGCCTGCGCCGACGCGGCCTGCAGCCCTACATCGTGCTGGCCATCCACGAGAAGACCGGTGAGGTGGCCGGCCTCACCGAGGTCGTCGTTCCGGCACAGCATCCGACCCGGGCCGACCAGTACGACACCATCGTCGCCCAGGACCACCGCGGATACGGCATCGACCGCGCGATCAAGGCCCGGATGCTCTTCGAGCTACGCGGCGCCGAACCCAAACTCGCCGAGGTGCAGACCTGGAACGCCCAGGCCAACGAGCCGATGCTCAAGGTCAATGCCGAACTGGGCTTCCTCGCCGACCGAGAGTGGTGCGAATACGGTATCGACGTGGCCGAGCTGGTGCACCGGCTCAACAACCGCGACTGA
- a CDS encoding lytic transglycosylase domain-containing protein — MARRLRPAVPASAELATAGPLASSGAAPDEAPSPSVPAQPGKPDSESTEIDGKSTAAAPETVPADRSAPTGSVDRPEADKGEEPADGTDKAPQSTAAVTPAAEATVETAPDGKTAEAAPDGKAAEAATDGKTAADGKAAETAPDGKADEPTSTGKPGDTDTKVDLAPVAGAVPADDAAQTAPVAVVAPKRRSRIRVPFAHAVRRPSRQTAAAAARSVGAWSRRPSGRLTLPALLLLLVVAATGTAGAIIVPAIAPDRTPVANGSGEPTTDPDLELLPTLPGTAPTPTASPGALPGLPQPVGRPADVLAGWAQQTGDRIGIPAVAVQAYGYAELVVSRTTPNCRLSWTTLAAIGLVESNHGRANGASLGPDGKAMPPIIGLPLDGQGGRQRIADTDGGRLDGDPVLDRAVGPMQFIPSTWAISGVDADNDGVKDPHDIDDAALAAANYLCSNGRNLSTSQDWWNAILSYNDVRQYAQAVFDAANRYGTASRA; from the coding sequence GTGGCACGTCGACTGCGTCCCGCCGTGCCGGCATCCGCCGAGCTGGCGACGGCCGGACCACTGGCCAGTTCCGGTGCCGCGCCCGACGAAGCGCCGTCACCGTCGGTGCCCGCCCAGCCGGGAAAGCCGGACAGCGAGTCGACGGAAATCGATGGGAAGTCGACGGCCGCCGCCCCGGAAACGGTCCCGGCCGACCGGTCGGCGCCCACCGGCTCCGTGGACCGGCCGGAGGCCGACAAGGGCGAAGAACCGGCGGACGGCACCGACAAGGCCCCGCAGTCCACGGCCGCCGTCACTCCGGCCGCCGAAGCGACCGTCGAGACCGCCCCCGACGGCAAGACCGCCGAGGCCGCTCCCGACGGCAAGGCTGCCGAGGCCGCTACTGACGGCAAGACCGCTGCTGACGGCAAGGCCGCCGAGACCGCTCCCGACGGCAAGGCCGATGAGCCGACAAGCACCGGCAAGCCCGGCGACACGGACACGAAGGTCGACCTGGCACCGGTCGCAGGAGCCGTGCCCGCCGACGACGCCGCGCAGACGGCGCCGGTCGCCGTCGTCGCGCCGAAACGCCGCAGCCGGATCCGGGTGCCGTTCGCGCACGCCGTACGCCGGCCGAGCCGGCAGACCGCGGCGGCCGCGGCCCGGTCGGTCGGGGCCTGGTCACGGCGGCCGAGCGGGCGGCTCACCCTGCCCGCCCTCCTACTGCTTCTGGTCGTCGCCGCCACCGGCACCGCCGGCGCCATCATCGTCCCGGCGATCGCGCCGGACCGCACACCGGTCGCCAACGGATCGGGCGAGCCGACCACCGACCCCGACCTGGAACTGCTGCCGACGCTACCCGGCACGGCACCGACGCCGACCGCCTCACCGGGCGCGCTGCCCGGGCTGCCCCAGCCGGTCGGCCGTCCCGCCGACGTACTCGCCGGTTGGGCACAGCAGACCGGTGACCGGATCGGCATACCGGCGGTCGCGGTCCAGGCGTACGGCTACGCCGAACTCGTCGTCAGCCGCACCACGCCCAACTGCCGTCTGTCCTGGACGACGCTGGCCGCGATCGGGCTGGTCGAGTCCAACCACGGGCGGGCCAACGGGGCGTCGCTCGGCCCGGACGGCAAGGCGATGCCACCGATCATCGGCCTGCCGCTCGACGGCCAGGGTGGCCGGCAGCGGATCGCCGACACCGACGGCGGCCGGCTCGACGGCGATCCGGTGCTCGACCGGGCGGTCGGACCGATGCAGTTCATCCCGAGCACCTGGGCGATCAGCGGGGTCGACGCCGACAACGACGGGGTCAAGGACCCGCACGACATCGACGACGCCGCCCTGGCCGCCGCGAACTACCTGTGCAGCAACGGGCGCAACCTGTCGACGTCGCAGGACTGGTGGAACGCCATTCTTTCCTACAACGACGTGCGGCAGTACGCGCAGGCCGTATTCGACGCGGCGAACCGATACGGCACGGCCAGCCGCGCCTGA
- a CDS encoding FmdB family zinc ribbon protein, producing the protein MPRYEFRCRACGSTFEVNRPMAQSSAAATCPQGHDDTVKLLSTVAVTGRGGTVAGAGPVSAGGGGCCGGGCGC; encoded by the coding sequence ATGCCCCGGTACGAGTTCCGCTGCCGCGCGTGCGGCAGCACCTTCGAGGTCAACCGCCCGATGGCCCAGTCTTCCGCGGCCGCGACCTGTCCGCAGGGCCACGACGACACGGTGAAGCTGCTCTCCACCGTCGCGGTCACCGGTCGTGGCGGGACAGTCGCCGGCGCCGGTCCGGTTTCTGCCGGCGGGGGCGGTTGTTGCGGCGGTGGTTGCGGTTGTTGA